A genomic segment from Deltaproteobacteria bacterium encodes:
- a CDS encoding PIN domain-containing protein — protein sequence MILAELRDGHSVFVDANIFIYHFGGHSPQCKALLERCARREVQGYTSTPVLAEVLHRLMVAEAITKGLVSAKTAVRKLGETPALVKQLTQYQDHANKIPLMNITILALTSEIVQTSATVRQGEGLLTNDSLVVACMRTHGLKKLATANGDFDHINDLEVYKPTDLKES from the coding sequence ATGATCTTGGCTGAGCTGCGGGATGGTCATAGTGTGTTTGTTGATGCCAACATCTTCATCTACCATTTTGGTGGACATTCTCCCCAATGCAAAGCACTCTTGGAACGCTGCGCCCGACGCGAGGTACAGGGATACACATCTACGCCCGTTCTGGCCGAAGTGCTGCATCGTCTTATGGTTGCTGAGGCAATCACAAAAGGGCTAGTCTCAGCTAAAACAGCGGTGAGAAAACTGGGGGAAACACCAGCGCTGGTCAAACAACTCACGCAGTATCAAGACCACGCAAATAAAATTCCCCTGATGAACATCACAATTCTCGCTCTTACGTCTGAAATCGTACAGACAAGTGCGACAGTTCGCCAGGGAGAAGGGCTGCTGACAAATGACTCTTTAGTTGTTGCTTGTATGCGTACACACGGGCTCAAAAAGTTGGCTACTGCAAACGGTGATTTTGATCACATCAATGACCTTGAAGTGTACAAGCCGACAGACCTCAAAGAGAGCTGA